Proteins encoded in a region of the Triticum dicoccoides isolate Atlit2015 ecotype Zavitan chromosome 3A, WEW_v2.0, whole genome shotgun sequence genome:
- the LOC119271054 gene encoding patatin-like protein 2 — translation MTTRAAAILMLMLTLPAAALLVAADDVRVDTIRLPSDGGEGLATSKGGEELTLALPDKVVAAREENVGDVLEDEERPWACCNSTVCTKSMPPTCRCLDEVEECAAACKRCEPSGFNPASHVCNDQYHGDPGPTCAKEERPWTCCDRTVCTKSFPPTCRCLDEVEECAPACKRCEPFGINPNRHVCNDQYHGDPGPSRGASSSLGSPRSPPPSYGSIVTVLSIDGGGVRGIIPGTILAFLEEKLQELDGPEARISDYFDVIAGTSTGGLVTAMLSAPDDAGRPLFAAKDINQFYLDHCPNIFPQASKGPFGLMRSMMGPKYNGEYLHTVVKKLLGETRVGDTLNNVVIPTFDIKLLQPTIFPTYNAMKDKSKNALLSDVCISTSAAPTYLPGHHFQTEHEDGRPRDFNLIDGGVAANNPTLLAMTDVSKQILMGNPDFFPIKPADYDKFMILSLGTGTAKIEEKFDAAECGKWGLLGWLYNRGATPIIDSFSQASADLVDIHASVLFQALHCEKRYLRIQDDELKGETASVDVSTPENLNRLVDVGKALLKRQVCKVNAETGKNEPDQNRGTNEEELVNFARMLSEERKARLRKEGDVEL, via the exons ATGACGACACGCGCTGCAGCCATCCTGATGCTGATGCTCACGCTCCCGGCGGCGGCCCTCCTCGTCGCCGCCGACGACGTGCGCGTCGACACCATCCGCCTCCCCAGCGACGGCGGCGAAG GTCTCGCAACGAGCAAAGGAGGCGAGGAGCTGACCCTCGCACTCCCTGACAAAGTagtggcggcgagggaggagaacgTCGGCGACGTCCTCGAAGACGAGGAGAGGCCGTGGGCGTGCTGCAACAGCACCGTGTGCACCAAGTCGATGCCGCCGACGTGCCGGTGCCTGGACGAGGTCGAGGAGTGCGCCGCCGCGTGCAAGCGCTGCGAGCCGTCCGGGTTCAACCCGGCCTCCCACGTCTGCAACGACCAGTACCACGGCGACCCAGGGCCGACGTGTGCCAAGGAGGAGAGGCCGTGGACGTGCTGCGACCGGACCGTCTGCACCAAGTCGTTCCCGCCGACGTGCCGCTGCCTCGACGAGGTGGAGGAGTGCGCCCCCGCATGCAAGCGCTGCGAGCCGTTCGGGATCAACCCCAACCGCCACGTCTGCAACGACCAGTACCACGGCGATCCAGGGCCCAG ccgcggcgcgtcgtcgtcgctgGGGAGCCCCAGGTCGCCGCCGCCCTCCTACGGGAGCATCGTCACCGTGCTGAGCATCGACGGTGGCGGCGTCCGCGGTATCATCCCCGGCACCATCCTCGCCTTCCTCGAGGAGAAGCTCCAG GAGCTTGACGGACCGGAGGCGAGGATCTCCGACTACTTCGACGTGATCGCCGGAACGAGCACGGGCGGTCTAGTGACGGCCATGCTCAGCGCGCCCGATGACGCAGGCCGCCCGCTCTTCGCCGCCAAGGACATTAACCAGTTCTACCTCGACCACTGCCCCAATATCTTCCCTCAAGCCAG CAAAGGCCCTTTTGGCTTGATGAGGAGCATGATGGGACCCAAGTACAACGGCGAGTACCTCCACACGGTCGTCAAGAAGCTCCTCGGTGAGACGCGGGTCGGGGACACGCTGAATAACGTCGTCATCCCAACCTTCGACATCAAACTTCTGCAGCCCACAATCTTCCCGACTTACAAC GCCATGAAGGATAAATCAAAGAATGCTCTTCTATCCGACGTCTGCATCAGCACCTCGGCTGCGCCGACCTACCTCCCCGGCCACCACTTCCAGACAGAGCACGAGGACGGCAGGCCCCGGGACTTcaacctcatcgacggtggcgtcgccGCAAACAATCCG ACCCTGCTGGCAATGACGGACGTCAGCAAGCAGATCCTGATGGGAAACCCAGACTTCTTCCCCATCAAGCCCGCGGACTATGACAAGTTCATGATCCTTTCGCTGGGAACCGGTACCGCCAAGATCGAAGAGAAGTTCGACGCTGCTGAGTGCGGCAAGTGGGGCCTTCTTGGGTGGCTCTACAACAGGGGCGCCACACCCATCATCGATAGCTTCAGCCAGGCCAGTGCCGACCTTGTGGACATCCATGCCTCTGTGCTCTTTCAGGCGCTTCACTGCGAGAAGCGATACCTCCGGATCCAGGACGACGAGCTCAAGGGCGAGACGGCCTCCGTCGACGTGTCAACACCGGAGAACCTCAACCGGCTCGTCGACGTTGGCAAGGCGCTGCTCAAGAGGCAGGTGTGCAAAGTGAACGCCGAGACGGGGAAGAACGAGCCTGACCAAAATAGGGGCACAAACGAGGAGGAGTTGGTCAATTTCGCACGCATGTTGTCAGAGGAGCGCAAAGCCAGGCTTCGGAAGGAGGGCGATGTTGAACTCTAG